Proteins from a genomic interval of Anabrus simplex isolate iqAnaSimp1 chromosome 13, ASM4041472v1, whole genome shotgun sequence:
- the LOC137502877 gene encoding cuticle protein 21-like codes for MCYKEQELIKEGRIGQIKAKCMTQVIVFAALVAVARAGILGAPAVYAPGAPLAARAYAAPAIAHAPVAYAAPAIAHAAPVAVAHAAPVAVDTYDPHPQYSFSYGVQDAHTGDSKNQQETRDGDVVQGSYSLAESDGTIRTVEYTADPVNGFNAVVHKTPGQAPVAVAHAAPVAVAAAPAIAAAPIARYAAPIARYAAPAIAAAPIARYAAPAIAAAPIARYAAGPTLAYGAGLGYGAGLGYAAGLSYGLGGHLAAKGLIG; via the exons ATGTGTTACAAAGAGCAGGAGTTGATCAAAGAAGGCCGGATAGGGCAGATCAAAGCAAAGTgcatgacacaa GTCATCGTCTTCGCCGCCCTCGTGGCCGTCGCTAGGGCTGGTATCCTCGGCGCTCCCGCCGTCTACGCCCCCGGTGCTCCCCTGGCAGCTCGTGCCTATGCTGCTCCCGCCATCGCTCACGCACCTGTCGCCTATGCCGCCCCCGCTATAGCCCACGCCGCTCCCGTCGCTGTAGCACATGCTGCTCCTGTTGCCGTCGACACTTACGACCCTCACCCCCAGTACAGCTTCTCCTATGGAGTCCAGGACGCCCACACCGGAGACTCCAAGAACCAGCAGGAGACTCGTGATGGAGATGTTGTCCAGGGTAGCTACAGCCTGGCTGAATCCGACGGCACCATCCGTACTGTAGAGTACACCGCTGATCCCGTCAACGGATTCAACGCCGTCGTACACAAGACACCCGGCCAGGCTCCCGTAGCTGTAGCGCATGCTGCCCCTGTAGCTGTGGCCGCTGCCCCTGCCATCGCTGCTGCCCCCATTGCACGTTACGCTGCCCCCATCGCTCGTTACGCCGCTCCTGCCATTGCTGCTGCCCCCATCGCTAGGTATGCTGCCCCTGCCATTGCTGCTGCCCCCATCGCTAGGTATGCTGCCGGCCCTACCCTCGCCTACGGAGCAGGTCTGGGTTACGGAGCCGGTTTGGGCTACGCTGCCGGTCTGAGTTACGGACTTGGAGGTCATTTGGCCGCTAAGGGACTCATCGGTTAA
- the LOC136884768 gene encoding cuticle protein 21-like: MAFKVIVFAALVAVAKAGILGAPAVYAPGAPLAARAYAAPAYAAPAIAHAPVAYAAPAIAHAAPVAVAHAAPVAVDTYDPHPQYSYGYSVQDALTGDSKNQQETRDGDVVQGSYSLAEPDGTIRTVEYAADPVNGFNAVVHRTPAHAPVAVAAAPAIAAAPIARYAAPAIAAAPIARYAAPAIAAAPIARYAAAPALAYGAGLGYGLGGHLAAKGLIG; this comes from the exons ATGGCATTCAAG GTCATCGTCTTCGCCGCCCTCGTGGCCGTCGCTAAGGCTGGTATCCTCGGCGCTCCCGCCGTCTACGCCCCTGGTGCTCCCCTAGCAGCTCGTGCCTATGCTGCTCCAGCATACGCCGCCCCCGCCATCGCCCATGCACCTGTCGCCTATGCCGCCCCCGCTATAGCCCACGCCGCTCCCGTCGCTGTAGCTCATGCTGCACCTGTTGCCGTTGACACTTATGACCCCCACCCTCAGTACAGCTACGGATACAGCGTACAAGACGCTCTCACCGGAGACTCCAAGAACCAGCAGGAGACTCGTGATGGAGATGTTGTCCAGGGTAGCTACAGCTTGGCTGAACCCGACGGCACCATCCGTACTGTTGAGTACGCCGCTGATCCCGTCAACGGATTCAACGCCGTCGTACACAGGACCCCAGCCCACGCCCCTGTAGCTGTGGCCGCTGCTCCTGCCATCGCCGCTGCCCCTATTGCTAGGTATGCTGCTCCTGCTATTGCTGCAGCCCCCATTGCCAGATACGCCGCCCCTGCTATCGCTGCAGCCCCCATTGCTAGATACGCTGCCGCCCCTGCTTTGGCCTATGGTGCTGGTCTAGGATACGGTCTCGGAGGACACCTCGCCGCCAAGGGATTGATTGGTTAA